A part of Ooceraea biroi isolate clonal line C1 chromosome 10, Obir_v5.4, whole genome shotgun sequence genomic DNA contains:
- the LOC105282269 gene encoding uncharacterized protein LOC105282269, whose protein sequence is MEEGFSQLYRAKFDGKPVLHSYMEICHNTLCSQYSHNKPEDFTSDFYETLQLSYDAASSHKNKTFTEGSRKTLKVIDDRLSVLDKQVSETKFNDIIALATSYCNMGILYNSYAKEKRLRSGRSHLKRCLELLNGKELNRRTILIVMRATMQLEYIFHKLKEPKQCCPYSHKAIGFYLQYTSQLRSFPMPFVTLSVSLDVEKPGSTDINSMMTLFSNLLEHVKTCALDEWDPLDIIPIHNLLMVRATVMSDIVTDGLMWIITATPFYVYLLHKYRFSDTRNYLAVTQYILDTSEGEFNATKKPNRLLHNKDISTLYSDTRMHLELGWAKYGNMLLLYSQYKLFQQFRTKKADTSRSTSSIEPKESAEPLTFNWENLDQRLKDIACQVTDKYVSNLRDAKAIFVHTTKWLEKSKAYFLKTENTLFLSLYLTTRYNITLTYKHLECFEPDRSMRINMHKRRVQMLKDVLILAKGLKGQFLLYICIDIVTSYGAIIDMLMENAEIAGQPFTEIETAVLEYVKNCVESWENYYNADAELPKLKKK, encoded by the coding sequence TTACAATTATCATACGACGCAGCTTCTTCACATAAAAATAAGACGTTTACTGAAGGATCACGTAAAACGTTGAAAGTCATAGACGACAGGTTGAGTGTTTTGGATAAGCAAGTATCCGAAACAAAGTTCAACGATATTATCGCTCTTGCAACGTCTTACTGCAACATGGGTATACTGTACAATTCTTACGCGAAAGAGAAGAGATTACGCAGTGGTAGAAGTCACTTGAAGCGATGTTTAGAATTGTTAAATGGAAAAGAACTGAATCGCAGAACTATTTTGATAGTTATGAGAGCAACTATGCAATTGgaatacatttttcacaaaCTGAAGGAACCAAAGCAATGTTGTCCATATTCACATAAAGCGATTGGTTTCTACCTTCAATACACATCGCAGTTGCGTTCTTTTCCTATGCCTTTCGTCACACTTTCAGTTAGTCTCGACGTTGAAAAGCCTGGAAGCACAGATATAAATTCCATGATGACGTTGTTTTCAAACCTTTTAGAGCACGTAAAGACTTGTGCGTTGGATGAGTGGGATCCACTTGATATTATACCTATACATAACTTATTAATGGTTCGCGCGACAGTGATGTCAGATATAGTAACTGATGGTCTTATGTGGATTATTACAGCAACTCCTTTTTATGTATACTTGCTACATAAATACCGCTTCAGTGATACTAGGAATTATCTTGCTGTTACACAATACATATTGGATACATCTGAGGGAGAATTCAACGCTACGAAGAAACCCAACCGTTTGCTACACAATAAGGATATAAGTACGCTGTATTCTGATACAAGAATGCATCTCGAGCTCGGATGGGCTAAGTATGGCAATATGCTTTTGCTTTACTCGCAATATAAATTGTTCCAACAGTTTCGAACTAAGAAAGCAGATACGTCAAGATCAACGTCTTCTATCGAGCCCAAGGAATCTGCGGAGCCATTAACATTTAATTGGGAAAACTTGGACCAACGCCTAAAGGATATCGCCTGTCAAGTCACTGATAAATATGTGTCAAATCTCAGAGATGCTAAAGCAATTTTCGTGCATACTACAAAATGGCTTGAAAAAAGTAAGGCATATTTTTTGAAGACAGAAAACACTTTGTTCTTGTCTTTGTATTTAACTACAAGATACAATATCACATTAACATATAAGCATTTAGAATGCTTTGAGCCAGACCGAAGTATGCGTATAAACATGCACAAACGGCGAGTGCAGATGTTAAAGGATGTTCTTATACTCGCTAAGGGATTGAAAGGACAGTttctattatacatatgtatcgaTATTGTCACTTCTTATGGCGCTATTATAGACATGCTGATGGAGAATGCAGAAATAGCTGGACAACCATTTACTGAAATAGAAACGGCAGTGCttgaatatgtaaaaaattgcGTAGAATCTTGGGAAAACTATTACAATGCGGACGCTGAACTGcctaaattaaagaaaaagtaa